A region of Lycium barbarum isolate Lr01 chromosome 3, ASM1917538v2, whole genome shotgun sequence DNA encodes the following proteins:
- the LOC132631864 gene encoding E3 ubiquitin-protein ligase XBAT33 isoform X1, whose translation MGNSFGCSASGERLVSAARDGDYVEAKMLLDCNPCLSKYSTFGGLNSPLHFAAAKGHNEIVALLLENGADVNSRNYCGQTALMQACRYGHWEVVQTLLLFRCNVTRADYLSGRTALHFSAVNGHVRCIRLVLTDFVPSAPFDSINAQTNVDRGDGSNSKSKNEQSALSKFVNKAADGGITALHMAALNGYFDCVQLLLDLNANVSAVTFHYGSSMDLIGAGSTPLHYAACGGNLKCCQILISRGASRLTLNCNGWLPLDVARMWGRHWLEPLLAPNSNSIIPPFPYSSYLSLPLSSVLNIARECGLQSSATSSDDSDTCAVCLERACSVAAEGCGHQLCVRCALYLCSASNIPSELLGPPGSIPCPLCRHGIVSFVKLPGSPAKEIKLHLSLSLCTPCMLHPHDQERSTPSSAHEIRKNRVASVSSDFSCPVTCSPFPSVAIPLCTCDERHSPTLESRENDTQEETPDQSQSTSTDQDKMEVRLEKTTCSNMFWGRRSCSRENQCNAEINA comes from the exons ATGGGTAATTCATTTGGGTGTTCAGCTTCCGGTGAACGGTTGGTATCTGCAGCAAGAGATGGTGATTATGTAGAAGCAAAGATGTTACTTGATTGTAATCCATGTCTTTCAAAATACTCTACTTTTGGTGGTCTTAATTCACCTCTTCATTTTGCTGCTGCTAAGGGTCATAACGAA ATTGTTGCGTTGTTGCTTGAGAATGGTGCTGATGTAAATTCTAGAAATTACTGTGGTCAG ACGGCACTGATGCAGGCATGTCGATATGGCCACTGGGAAGTTGTACAAACCCTTCTTCTCTTTAGATGCAAT GTTACGAGGGCAGACTATCTTAGTGGAAGGACAGCTCTCCATTTTTCAGCAGTGAATGGACATGTTAGATGCATAAGACTTGTACTGACTGATTTTGTTCCTAGTGCCCCTTTTGATTCAATAAATGCTCAAACAAATGTTGACAGGGGTGACGGTTCAAATTCAAAAAGCAAGAACGAGCAAAG TGCACTGTCAAAATTTGTAAATAAAGCTGCTGATGGTGGTATCACTGCTCTTCATATGGCTGCATTGAATGGGTATTTTGATTGTGTCCAACTCCTGCTTGATCTTAATGCAAATGTATCAGCTGTGACATTTCACTATGGGTCCTCGATGGATCTGATAG GAGCAGGAAGCACTCCTTTGCACTATGCTGCCTGTGGTGGAAATCTAAAATGCTGTCAG ATCCTTATTTCAAGAGGTGCCAGTCGATTGACATTGAACTGCAATGG GTGGCTTCCTCTCGATGTTGCCAGGATGTGGGGGCGTCATTGGCTTGAACCATTACTTGCACCAAATTCTAATTCAATTATTCCACCCTTTCCGTATTCAAGTTATTTATCATTGCCTCTCTCAAGTGTGCTCAACATTGCAAG AGAGTGTGGGTTGCAGTCATCAGCAACTTCCTCTGATGATTCTGATACTTGTGCTGTTTGCCTGGAGAGAGCATGTTCAGTGGCTGCTGAAG GTTGTGGGCATCAATTGTGTGTAAGATGTGCACTCTATCTATGCTCAGCAAGCAACATCCCATCTGAATTATTGGGTCCACCCGGCTCCATTCCATGTCCACTTTGCAGACATGGCATTGTGTCATTTGTAAAACTCCCTGGATCCCCTGCAAAGGAAATTAAGTTACATCTGTCCCTTAGTTTATGCACACCATGCATGCTTCATCCTCATGATCAAGAACGATCAACACCATCTAGTGCACATGAAATCAGAAAGAATCGTGTTGCTTCAGTGTCTTCAGATTTTTCATGTCCTGTGACTTGTAGCCCATTTCCCTCTGTTGCAATCCCTTTATGTACTTGTGATGAAAGACATTCCCCAACCTTGGAATCAAGAGAAAATGATACTCAAGAAGAAACTCCTGATCAGTCACAGTCCACATCAACGGACCAAGACAAAATGGAAGTGAGATTGGAGAAAACTACCTGTTCGAACATGTTTTGGGGCAGAAGAAGCTGCAGTAGAGAGAATCAGTGTAATGCTGAGATTAATGCTTAA
- the LOC132631864 gene encoding E3 ubiquitin-protein ligase XBAT33 isoform X2 yields MGNSFGCSASGERLVSAARDGDYVEAKMLLDCNPCLSKYSTFGGLNSPLHFAAAKGHNEIVALLLENGADVNSRNYCGQTALMQACRYGHWEVVQTLLLFRCNVTRADYLSGRTALHFSAVNGHVRCIRLVLTDFVPSAPFDSINAQTNVDRGDGSNSKSKNEQSALSKFVNKAADGGITALHMAALNGYFDCVQLLLDLNANVSAVTFHYGSSMDLIGSTPLHYAACGGNLKCCQILISRGASRLTLNCNGWLPLDVARMWGRHWLEPLLAPNSNSIIPPFPYSSYLSLPLSSVLNIARECGLQSSATSSDDSDTCAVCLERACSVAAEGCGHQLCVRCALYLCSASNIPSELLGPPGSIPCPLCRHGIVSFVKLPGSPAKEIKLHLSLSLCTPCMLHPHDQERSTPSSAHEIRKNRVASVSSDFSCPVTCSPFPSVAIPLCTCDERHSPTLESRENDTQEETPDQSQSTSTDQDKMEVRLEKTTCSNMFWGRRSCSRENQCNAEINA; encoded by the exons ATGGGTAATTCATTTGGGTGTTCAGCTTCCGGTGAACGGTTGGTATCTGCAGCAAGAGATGGTGATTATGTAGAAGCAAAGATGTTACTTGATTGTAATCCATGTCTTTCAAAATACTCTACTTTTGGTGGTCTTAATTCACCTCTTCATTTTGCTGCTGCTAAGGGTCATAACGAA ATTGTTGCGTTGTTGCTTGAGAATGGTGCTGATGTAAATTCTAGAAATTACTGTGGTCAG ACGGCACTGATGCAGGCATGTCGATATGGCCACTGGGAAGTTGTACAAACCCTTCTTCTCTTTAGATGCAAT GTTACGAGGGCAGACTATCTTAGTGGAAGGACAGCTCTCCATTTTTCAGCAGTGAATGGACATGTTAGATGCATAAGACTTGTACTGACTGATTTTGTTCCTAGTGCCCCTTTTGATTCAATAAATGCTCAAACAAATGTTGACAGGGGTGACGGTTCAAATTCAAAAAGCAAGAACGAGCAAAG TGCACTGTCAAAATTTGTAAATAAAGCTGCTGATGGTGGTATCACTGCTCTTCATATGGCTGCATTGAATGGGTATTTTGATTGTGTCCAACTCCTGCTTGATCTTAATGCAAATGTATCAGCTGTGACATTTCACTATGGGTCCTCGATGGATCTGATAG GAAGCACTCCTTTGCACTATGCTGCCTGTGGTGGAAATCTAAAATGCTGTCAG ATCCTTATTTCAAGAGGTGCCAGTCGATTGACATTGAACTGCAATGG GTGGCTTCCTCTCGATGTTGCCAGGATGTGGGGGCGTCATTGGCTTGAACCATTACTTGCACCAAATTCTAATTCAATTATTCCACCCTTTCCGTATTCAAGTTATTTATCATTGCCTCTCTCAAGTGTGCTCAACATTGCAAG AGAGTGTGGGTTGCAGTCATCAGCAACTTCCTCTGATGATTCTGATACTTGTGCTGTTTGCCTGGAGAGAGCATGTTCAGTGGCTGCTGAAG GTTGTGGGCATCAATTGTGTGTAAGATGTGCACTCTATCTATGCTCAGCAAGCAACATCCCATCTGAATTATTGGGTCCACCCGGCTCCATTCCATGTCCACTTTGCAGACATGGCATTGTGTCATTTGTAAAACTCCCTGGATCCCCTGCAAAGGAAATTAAGTTACATCTGTCCCTTAGTTTATGCACACCATGCATGCTTCATCCTCATGATCAAGAACGATCAACACCATCTAGTGCACATGAAATCAGAAAGAATCGTGTTGCTTCAGTGTCTTCAGATTTTTCATGTCCTGTGACTTGTAGCCCATTTCCCTCTGTTGCAATCCCTTTATGTACTTGTGATGAAAGACATTCCCCAACCTTGGAATCAAGAGAAAATGATACTCAAGAAGAAACTCCTGATCAGTCACAGTCCACATCAACGGACCAAGACAAAATGGAAGTGAGATTGGAGAAAACTACCTGTTCGAACATGTTTTGGGGCAGAAGAAGCTGCAGTAGAGAGAATCAGTGTAATGCTGAGATTAATGCTTAA